A region of the Exiguobacterium aurantiacum DSM 6208 genome:
CAAGACCTCCAATCGGCCATCTCATACTCGGGTGGGGACAATCTTGATGCGTTGCGCACTGTCGATTACGTCATGGTGAAAAACTCAATCTTTAACGGGGATAAAGTATATTGAAAAAGGCGACTCGCGTGAGTCGCCTTTTTTCAATCATCCGTTAGCTGCTTCGTCATCATGAAGTAATCCGAACCGGGCGGATAGTCACGGAGGACACCTGCCACCTCGTAGCCGAAGCGTTCGTAAAACGTTCTCGCCTGAAATGAAAACGTCGTCAGCTTCACTCGGGTCGCACCGAGGGCAATCACCTCACGTTCCCCCGCCTCGAGCAACCGTGATCCAAGACCCGTACCGGTGTGAGCCGAGTCGACCCACAGCCGGTCGAGGTCGAACCAGCCCCAATAGACGCTTCCGAACAACCCGGCGATCACTTCACCGTTTTGCTCCACTTTGAATTGCACGACCGGGACGTCGGCATTCCGAATAGCTCGATGATGGACCGAGTGCGTGTCGTTGAAGGCGCGCAGACGCTCCGTCAACAACTGTTGGAATGACTCATCTTCCACCACGACCTGCTCGATTTCCATCATGTGTCCCTCCTTGAACCGTTCACAAAGAACGTGATGAGTTCCGCTTCTTCTTCCTCGACAGCACGACCTGTCAGGCGTTCGTATTGAGCCGTTATCGCTTTTTTATTTCCTGGGAAATCTAGCGTGATCGTCGCCAACGCGCGCAACACATCACGATCTTTCTCATATTCTGGACGTGAGACGACGCGGCCGTGCGACCACACGTACGCATCCGCGTCAAACATGTCCAACAAGGCGAGCAGCCGGAGCGTCTCGTCCGCTGTCATCCGCCAGGACGGTGCGTATAGATTGGCATAGAGCGCATCTCCCAGGAACAACACTTTCTCTTCCGGGATATACGCGACGACAGCATCAGGTGAATGATCGCCGCCGACATGCTTCAACATGACGTGCACGCCGCCAAGGTCGAGTGTGAGCGAATCGTCGAACGTCAAAGTCGGCATGACAACGCGCATCGTGCGTGCCTCCCCGAACTCAATCAGCACAGAACGGGATCTCAATCCCGCTCTCGACGCGTTCATCGAGCGACGCATCATCCCACTCATACGGCAGTAGCCGCTGCATTTTGTTCTTCGTTTCCACACTCGCGATCGAGACGGTCCAAGGCAACGCCGAAAGTCCGAAAATATGATCCCAATGCCAATGTGTCAACGCGACGATCGTCGGACGATCTAGCCCATTCTCGGCCAAGGCGTCTAGCAACGTGTTCGTATGGGACTCAGAGTTTCCGGCATCAATCAACAACGTGTGCGTATCACCGACGACGACTCCTAAAATCGGCCGATCGGTCTCCGCGACAGGTGTCATATACCAAAAACGCGGCGAATGTCTCTCTAACTTCTGCAAATCAAATCCTCTCCTCACTCGTCGGACCAGTTCAGACAGGCGTTCGCCTGCCGGTCCGCTCAGTCGTACTCTTGAAATGAATCATACACGTAAAACCCATCGCCCCCACAATTTTTGGCGACATACATCGCCGCATCCGAGTGATGGATGAGCGCATCGAGCGACGAGAGTTCTGCCGATGAATAAGCGACCCCGATACTCGCCGACAAGCGGAGGGAAAGTTCGTCCCCGACCAATATTTCCTGGGAAATCAAAGCGGTCAACTGTTCAAACACCTCATTCTCTAGCGATTCCTTTTCTCCCTCGATGACGATCAAAAATTCATCGCCGGCAAAGCGATACGCCTTGCCGTCATGGAAACGACTGAACGAACGGATCCGTTTCGCCGTCTCGACGAGCACTTCATCCCCGATGAGATGCCCATGCGTGTCGTTGATCCGCTTAAAGTCGTCCAAATCGATGAACAGAAGCGCGACGGCCTGCTTGCGGTTCATTTTTTGACGCAGATCCGCCATGAGTGAATGCCGGTTTCCGAGCTTCGTCAATCCGTCCTTCGTGATGAGTTCGATGACTTCCTGGTGCTTGCGTTCGCGTCGAATCTCGTTCTCCATCCAACGCGTCACGAGCAAGATCGTGTCCGTCATCTCTTGCCTTGCGACTTGATCGATGACGTCCTCAAGGCTTCCTTGCTCGGTAAGAAAGACGAACCACCCGAACGTCTTCCCTTCGTTCATAAGCGGCACGCTGATCATCGCGGAGAGTTCGACGCCATCGATGACGAGCTCGGCGCGTCCTAACTTTTGATGCCCGTTTTTTACGAGCTCCTCGACTTGATGGAGACGTTCGTCGGTCCATTCGAGTAACGTGTCCCCGTCTGACGAAAGGATGTGATAGCCGCTCTCCACTGTAAACGCGACGGCATGGGAATAACCGATCCATTCCCGCAACAACGCTTGAATCCGCTTCAGCTTTTCCGGGAACGGTGCATGGAGCGCGGTCACTTCGTAAAGCGATTCGAGCGTCTGTTGACGCCGTGTCTCCGCCCTCGTCTGTTCCGTCAGCTCAATTTCAGCCATCACCCAGCGTGCGAAATCCTCAAGTGTCCGCAGCGCCTCCCTGTCAAACGTGCGCGCCACCTGATCCGTGACGCAGAGCGTTCCGATGGCGTGACCGCTTCGTGTAATGAGCGGCACCCCGGCGTAAAACCCGACGCCTTCAAGAAGCGGATTATCATCCGATGATTCGGCTGACTCGACGTCCTCGATGACGAGCGCTTCTTTCCCGAGCACGACGCGGTCGCAGAGCGTGAACTTGCGATCGACGTGCAGCCGATCAAGGGCCGCCCCTTGGCACGACTTGATCCACTGTTGGTCCGTCGTCAAAATCGAGATGAGGGCGACCGGCATATCGAACGTTCTCGCCACGAGTCGGCTGATGCGGTCGTAACGTTCTTCCCGAGGTGAATGCAGGATCTCAAGACGAAGGACCGCCTTCAACCGTTCCGCCTCACTCTCGTCGAGCGAAGTGATTGCCTCCTGACGTTCTGATGCGTCGTGACGCAACAGAGCGAAATGGTGCTCGAGTGCGTCGAGCGCGGCTTGGACGTCTGATCGCGCCAGTGGCCGACTGAAGAAATAACCTTGCACCTCGTCACATCCGAGCCGCTCGATGGCACGATACTGTTCTTCCGTCTCCACACCTTCGGCCGTGACTTCGAGGTTCAACTTTTTAGCGAGCGAGATGATCAGTTTGACGATCTCGTACTCTTTTAAGCCGTTGTCCTTATCGAGCTGACTGATGAACGAGCGGTCGATTTCGATCCCATCGATATCAAACATTTTTAAATAGTTGAGCGACGAATAACTGACGCCAAAATCATCGATGAGGATGCGGAACCCTTTCGTCTTCAAATAATCGACCGTCTGAATGCCGACGAGCGGCTCCTGCATGAGCGTATGCTCCGTGATCTCAAACTCGAATTGATCCGATGTCAGGCCGTGCGACGTCAAAACAGTCAAGACGTCACGCATGTACGTTTGACGGAAGACGACCGGAGAGATGTTGATCGCGACACGGCGACCGTTGAATATGTCCGGCTGTTCAATCATATCCCGGCAAACTTGTCCGATGACGAAGCCTGTCACGTCCTCGATCAAGAGCGATTTTTCAGCGATGCGGATGAACGTTTCCGGTGAGACGTTCCCGAGGGCGGCACTACGCCACCTTACGAGCGCCTCAAAATGGATCGTCCCGTCATGACAACTGACACGCGGTTGATAGACGACACTCAACTCGTTCGCTTTCAATCCTTTGACGAGCTCCATCTCGATCGTCATCTCGTCGATATAATGTTGGACGTAATCGTCTTTCTCATACACCCGAATCATTTGTTTGCCTGCTTGTCTCGCCTCAAGCAGTGCCGTCGACGCGTTCATGATCACACGGTCGGCATTCTCATATCCGGCACTGAGCCCGATGCAACCTGAAAGCGCGAACTCGGTCTCGGCCACCTCGTACGTGTAGTCCGCGATGGCGGCGAGCAAACGCTCTCCGTGATGGTAAGCCGTCTCAATCGGCGTGTGCGGCAGCACGACGATGAAGTCTTCCCCGTCGACCCGCCCGATGATCGATCCTACGGGAAGCATATCCGACAGACGGCGTGTCATGTCTTTGATGAGTTGATGCGACTGTTCAATCCCTTGGAGCGAGAGCACGATTTTGAAGCGGTTGATATGAAGCCGGATGATGCTCGTCAGTTCACGTCCGTTCTCCTGTGTGAACAGTTTCTCGAGCTCGAGCTTCACTTTCATCAAGTTCGGCATTCCCGTCAAATAATCGATGTGCTCGATACTCGACAATAGCTTCATCTCCGCTTCTTCCGACAAATCGGTCGTCAAACCGAGGACGTAACGAACCTCGCCGTGTATGTCTTCGAGCGGCATGAGGACAGATGAGGCGAAACGGGCCGTGTTCGAATCGATGTTCATCTTCGACATGAAATAAACCGGTTCACGTGTGACGGTCACCGCATCGTATTGCGCGATCAGTTCATCCGCGACGTCGGCCGGGTACATCTCGTGCAAGTAGCTGCCGGCCACATCGTCTGGTAGCATCGAGGCGAGCTTCCCTTGCTCACTGACACGGACATAACGATATCCGACTGGCGTCACTTCCATTAAAAAGACCATGCGATACAAACGAACGAATACATCGAATAAATAATGCGGGTCGGCCTTCATCTGTTGCATACTGTACCTCCAAGCAATGTCTGTTTCCTCTAGTGTAGAACTTTTAACTCGTTTTGTTCACAAAACCATTTCAAAAAAGGGGAAACGTTTTTCAACGTTTTCCCCGAAAATCGGGTAAAGAGTAATGAATCTAGTCCTGAAGCGAGGTGAACCATCATGCTCAGTCGAAACGTCTATCCACAGACCCGTCCCGGCAAATGGTCGGTCGGATTGTTGCTCGCCGTGTTTCTTCTCTTGATCGCCTCTGCCCTCATCGTCCAGTCAGGCCAACCGTTCAACTTCAATGCGCTTTTCGACAACACGTGGGCGACCATCGTGTCGATGGCGGCTTTAGCTGCCGCACTCGGCGCTTTCGTCGTCGGTTTGTACACGACCCTTCGCAATCAAGAGCGTTCGGTCGCCGTCTTTTTCACCGCGTCGCTCGGGGGGCTCGTCGCTTTGTTCGTGCTCATGCAACTGTTCCGCTAACTCAAAACGCTCCTTCCCGATGTGAGAAGGAGCGTTTCGTCAGAGTAATTCGTTCGCGAGCAGGCGGTAGACGTTCAACCGGTCGGACTGTTGGTGTTGAATGCTGCAAATCATCGCCTCATCGAATCCATAGCGCTCCGCTTCTTCTTGAAGCTGAGTCGCGATCTGCTTCGGCGTCCCGACGAGGTGAATCGCCCGGTTGTTGGCGATGTGAATTTTGTCGACTTCGGTGAGCGGATACTCGTGCGCCGCCTCCGGACTTAACAGTTGACGAAGCTGACCGCGCATCAAGAACAAGCGAGACAGGTCAGACGGACGGGCCAAATATTCCGCTTCTTCCTCCGTCTCGGCCGTCGTGACGAGATACGTCACGTTGATGTCCGGTTTCTCCATGAACGCTGACGGACGGAAATTGTGCCGGTACGCATCCAGTGCATCGGTGCTCAATTCTCCGTTGAAGAATTGGGCGAACGAATAGCCGACGCCCATCCGCCCGGCTTGGACGGCACTGTTCCCGCTCGACCCGAGCAGCCAAGCCTCAGGACGAATCACACCGGTCGGCGCAGCCGGTGTGTGTTTATACCAGCGCTCTTCCGGCGTCTCGTCGTTGATGAGCTGAAGCGTCGTCTCAAGTTTTTCGTATAGCCCGTCCATCATCGGCTTCTGGCCTTGCGACATGGCGTAGATGGCGTTGGCATCTCCACCCGGCGCCCGTCCGACGCCAAAGTCGATGCGTCCTGGCGCGAGCGCACTCAACGTCTTGAACACTTCGGCCATCTTGAGCGGTGAGTAATGCATCATCATGATTCCGCCCGAACCGAGCCGAATCCGCTCCGTCTTGGCCGCGATATAGGCGCTGATCACTTCCGGTGCCGAACTCGCAAACGACATGCCGCCGTGATGTTCGGCCATCCACATCCGGTGATAACCGAGCTCTTCTGCTACTTGCGCGAGCTCGACCGCGCTTTCTAGGGCATGTTCTGACGTATGCCCGGACGTGACCGGTGCTTGATCGAGTACACTTAATCTCATGTCCATCTCTCCACTTCTATAGTATATATGGTGAATATCTCGAATTTATAAGACTCGCCGTCATCATACTAAAGTGTGGAAAAGAATACGAGTCGGACGCTCAAAAAGACAACGTTCTTTTTTCAGAAAATTGCAACGAGTTATTGCTTGTGCAGCTTCCCCTTCTCTATAATGAATGAGAAGACGTTATTCCTTCATAACAAGTCGCCGAACGCGTGATGGGGACACGTGAGCGGTCCACAATACTCTCGGGGAAAAGGGGTAAACAACATGAATCAGCCACCAAACAGGCCTGGCCAGGACGGAACCTCGTCATTCACGTCCAATGATTTTTTGAAATTTTTAATTCCATCTTTGATCGGTCTCATGTTCTTCATCGTGCCGATCCCGACCGATGACGGATTCACGATCCCGGTCGCCTTCTTATCCAATCAGCTGATCGACTTGATCGGCGGTGTCGTACCGACACTCGCCGTCATCATGATGGGCATCTCGGTGCTCGGCTCACTTTGGACGTATATGGCCAAACCGGCGTTCGTCCTCGAACGGCCGCACTTCAATTCATTGTTAAACATCACACCGTTCTGGTTCGGGATGCGGGTCGTCGGTTTCATCGCCGGGGTGATGACGCTGCTCGTCATCGGTCCGGAGATGATCACGTCCGAATACACGGGCGGACTATTGCTGTATGACTTGATTCCTATCTTGTTCGCGACATTCTTATTGGCCGGGATGTTGCTCCCGCTCCTTTTGAACTTCGGTCTGCTCGAGTTCGTTGGGACGATGCTTATCAAAGTGATGCGCCC
Encoded here:
- a CDS encoding GNAT family N-acetyltransferase, with the protein product MEIEQVVVEDESFQQLLTERLRAFNDTHSVHHRAIRNADVPVVQFKVEQNGEVIAGLFGSVYWGWFDLDRLWVDSAHTGTGLGSRLLEAGEREVIALGATRVKLTTFSFQARTFYERFGYEVAGVLRDYPPGSDYFMMTKQLTDD
- a CDS encoding bifunctional diguanylate cyclase/phosphodiesterase; translation: MQQMKADPHYLFDVFVRLYRMVFLMEVTPVGYRYVRVSEQGKLASMLPDDVAGSYLHEMYPADVADELIAQYDAVTVTREPVYFMSKMNIDSNTARFASSVLMPLEDIHGEVRYVLGLTTDLSEEAEMKLLSSIEHIDYLTGMPNLMKVKLELEKLFTQENGRELTSIIRLHINRFKIVLSLQGIEQSHQLIKDMTRRLSDMLPVGSIIGRVDGEDFIVVLPHTPIETAYHHGERLLAAIADYTYEVAETEFALSGCIGLSAGYENADRVIMNASTALLEARQAGKQMIRVYEKDDYVQHYIDEMTIEMELVKGLKANELSVVYQPRVSCHDGTIHFEALVRWRSAALGNVSPETFIRIAEKSLLIEDVTGFVIGQVCRDMIEQPDIFNGRRVAINISPVVFRQTYMRDVLTVLTSHGLTSDQFEFEITEHTLMQEPLVGIQTVDYLKTKGFRILIDDFGVSYSSLNYLKMFDIDGIEIDRSFISQLDKDNGLKEYEIVKLIISLAKKLNLEVTAEGVETEEQYRAIERLGCDEVQGYFFSRPLARSDVQAALDALEHHFALLRHDASERQEAITSLDESEAERLKAVLRLEILHSPREERYDRISRLVARTFDMPVALISILTTDQQWIKSCQGAALDRLHVDRKFTLCDRVVLGKEALVIEDVESAESSDDNPLLEGVGFYAGVPLITRSGHAIGTLCVTDQVARTFDREALRTLEDFARWVMAEIELTEQTRAETRRQQTLESLYEVTALHAPFPEKLKRIQALLREWIGYSHAVAFTVESGYHILSSDGDTLLEWTDERLHQVEELVKNGHQKLGRAELVIDGVELSAMISVPLMNEGKTFGWFVFLTEQGSLEDVIDQVARQEMTDTILLVTRWMENEIRRERKHQEVIELITKDGLTKLGNRHSLMADLRQKMNRKQAVALLFIDLDDFKRINDTHGHLIGDEVLVETAKRIRSFSRFHDGKAYRFAGDEFLIVIEGEKESLENEVFEQLTALISQEILVGDELSLRLSASIGVAYSSAELSSLDALIHHSDAAMYVAKNCGGDGFYVYDSFQEYD
- a CDS encoding LLM class flavin-dependent oxidoreductase, translated to MRLSVLDQAPVTSGHTSEHALESAVELAQVAEELGYHRMWMAEHHGGMSFASSAPEVISAYIAAKTERIRLGSGGIMMMHYSPLKMAEVFKTLSALAPGRIDFGVGRAPGGDANAIYAMSQGQKPMMDGLYEKLETTLQLINDETPEERWYKHTPAAPTGVIRPEAWLLGSSGNSAVQAGRMGVGYSFAQFFNGELSTDALDAYRHNFRPSAFMEKPDINVTYLVTTAETEEEAEYLARPSDLSRLFLMRGQLRQLLSPEAAHEYPLTEVDKIHIANNRAIHLVGTPKQIATQLQEEAERYGFDEAMICSIQHQQSDRLNVYRLLANELL